Proteins encoded in a region of the Bombiscardovia apis genome:
- the rnc gene encoding ribonuclease III: MTGSASEQGDETRAAEPTAESTQSSPAGQAELPARKLFQALGQTLGPDLLIHALTHRSFAHEHEGMPNNERLEFLGDAVLELVSTETLYKVHPDMNEGQLAKMRAKAVSEEALSAIARTKLNLGQYILLGNGERESGGADKDSILCDTVEALIGAVFVEHGIDGARKTVHLLVDDTLAEVATEGPALDWKTSVTVKAHQLGLGNPTYRMSVSGPEYAQIFTAELVLEGTGSTIGQGKASSKRKAQLAAAEVGWKALDKPETVNQLKHEQAEGRNAKRKQEREIAGESAQD; the protein is encoded by the coding sequence ATGACAGGGTCAGCATCGGAGCAAGGAGACGAGACGCGGGCAGCGGAGCCCACAGCAGAAAGCACCCAGAGTTCCCCCGCAGGTCAGGCAGAACTGCCCGCTCGTAAGCTCTTTCAAGCCTTAGGCCAGACGCTTGGGCCAGACCTGCTCATTCACGCACTCACCCACCGCTCCTTCGCCCACGAGCACGAGGGCATGCCCAACAACGAACGCTTAGAGTTCTTGGGCGATGCCGTCTTGGAGCTGGTCTCAACGGAGACGCTCTATAAGGTTCACCCCGATATGAACGAGGGGCAGCTGGCCAAGATGCGCGCTAAAGCCGTCTCGGAAGAGGCTCTTTCTGCCATTGCCCGCACCAAACTCAACTTGGGGCAGTACATTCTTTTGGGCAACGGTGAGCGCGAAAGTGGCGGGGCCGACAAGGATTCGATTCTGTGCGACACTGTCGAAGCGCTTATCGGCGCGGTTTTTGTGGAGCATGGCATCGACGGCGCCCGCAAGACAGTCCATCTGCTGGTAGACGACACTCTAGCTGAGGTTGCTACTGAAGGCCCGGCTTTGGATTGGAAGACTTCGGTCACGGTAAAGGCCCACCAACTGGGCTTAGGTAACCCCACATATCGCATGTCTGTTTCAGGCCCTGAATATGCACAAATCTTCACTGCTGAATTGGTGCTGGAAGGCACCGGCTCGACGATAGGTCAGGGCAAGGCTTCCAGCAAGCGCAAGGCTCAACTGGCAGCCGCCGAGGTGGGTTGGAAGGCACTAGATAAGCCCGAAACCGTCAACCAGCTCAAGCACGAGCAGGCAGAGGGCAGGAACGCAAAACGCAAGCAGGAGCGAGAAATCGCAGGAGAGTCCGCACAGGACTAA
- the coaD gene encoding pantetheine-phosphate adenylyltransferase, producing the protein MTIAVCPGSFDPVTSGHLDVIERCASFFQEVHVVVAVNMAKTPLFSEGARVSMICEALRADGYPNITVTSTSGLITDYCTQVGASVIVKGLRQNGDYEAELGMALVNRQLANVETLFLPADPVREHISSSIVKDVARHGGDIRGMVPDNVVEQLQAAMNTGKS; encoded by the coding sequence ATGACTATTGCTGTTTGCCCTGGGTCCTTTGATCCGGTGACCTCAGGCCACTTGGATGTTATCGAGCGTTGCGCTTCTTTCTTCCAGGAAGTCCATGTGGTAGTGGCGGTCAACATGGCCAAAACACCGCTCTTTTCGGAAGGCGCGCGCGTCTCGATGATTTGCGAGGCCCTGCGTGCAGACGGCTACCCAAATATTACAGTAACGTCGACTAGCGGTCTCATTACTGACTATTGCACGCAAGTGGGCGCCTCCGTAATCGTGAAGGGGCTGAGGCAGAACGGCGACTATGAGGCAGAGCTTGGGATGGCTCTAGTGAACCGTCAGCTAGCAAACGTGGAAACCCTCTTCCTGCCAGCAGACCCGGTACGCGAGCATATTTCGAGCTCGATTGTGAAAGACGTGGCCCGGCACGGCGGCGATATACGCGGCATGGTGCCAGATAACGTGGTGGAGCAGTTGCAGGCAGCGATGAATACAGGAAAGAGTTAA
- the ilvN gene encoding acetolactate synthase small subunit, whose translation MAQYYGIRPGSQPHTLSVLVENRPGVLARVTGLFARRSFNIDSLSVSSTERPDISRITVTAYADPDPLEQIIKQLNKLLHVLKIVELDPDQAVERELVLIKVKANERTRSDVLEIVKLFRVRVVDVHPETLTIEATGAQGKLDALMGLLAPFGVVELVRSGAVAVTRGPKALSEKVPGTEIGEFMNR comes from the coding sequence ATGGCTCAGTATTATGGAATTCGCCCTGGCTCCCAGCCGCACACGCTTTCGGTGCTCGTAGAGAATCGCCCCGGCGTTTTGGCCCGCGTCACCGGCCTGTTCGCCCGCCGTTCCTTCAATATCGATTCCCTCTCGGTCTCTTCCACCGAGAGGCCTGACATCTCGCGAATTACGGTCACTGCTTACGCTGACCCGGATCCGTTAGAGCAAATTATTAAGCAGCTCAACAAACTCCTGCACGTCTTGAAGATTGTGGAACTCGACCCAGATCAGGCTGTGGAGCGCGAGCTGGTGCTCATCAAAGTCAAGGCCAACGAACGCACTCGCTCTGACGTATTGGAGATTGTGAAGCTTTTCCGCGTGCGCGTGGTCGATGTGCACCCAGAGACGCTCACTATCGAGGCAACGGGCGCTCAAGGTAAGCTCGATGCGCTCATGGGTCTTCTGGCACCCTTCGGAGTGGTGGAGCTAGTGCGCTCCGGCGCAGTTGCGGTCACTCGTGGTCCCAAGGCTTTGAGCGAGAAAGTTCCGGGAACTGAGATTGGCGAGTTTATGAACCGCTAA
- a CDS encoding tetratricopeptide repeat protein, with the protein MPTVDKEMVCPGCGASILKESTDCEYCGRRIVLTSLNVKQVRKAAYQDSARFLDLYKDALKKSPDNPQVLASLGYTLFDRGEYGEAINKFEQASAQGFEDADVTFHIALARLKSKKPFQIKLKEAEQIVQMIDNAIAINPLPQYYCAKSRIIRKLFEQRFVKYAWTSDEVMAEAEAAGLSESDITDIDALINE; encoded by the coding sequence ATGCCAACAGTTGATAAAGAGATGGTGTGCCCCGGATGTGGGGCATCCATCTTGAAAGAAAGCACAGATTGCGAGTATTGCGGTAGAAGAATTGTTTTAACATCTTTAAATGTTAAACAAGTGCGAAAAGCCGCATATCAGGATTCTGCGCGATTTTTGGATCTGTATAAGGATGCTCTGAAAAAGTCTCCGGATAATCCGCAAGTCTTGGCTTCGCTTGGATATACGCTCTTCGATCGGGGCGAATATGGTGAGGCGATTAATAAATTTGAGCAGGCTTCTGCGCAGGGATTCGAAGATGCAGATGTGACTTTCCATATTGCGCTGGCTCGGTTGAAAAGCAAAAAGCCGTTTCAAATTAAATTGAAAGAGGCTGAGCAAATTGTGCAGATGATTGATAACGCAATTGCAATCAACCCGCTCCCGCAGTATTACTGTGCTAAATCGCGAATTATCCGCAAACTCTTTGAGCAGCGCTTTGTGAAGTATGCATGGACTTCCGATGAAGTCATGGCAGAAGCTGAAGCTGCTGGTCTAAGTGAAAGTGATATTACGGATATTGATGCCCTTATCAATGAATAA
- a CDS encoding acetolactate synthase large subunit — MASPTPLQAFSSIPKETEPRNGENSVAPGEPMTGAQALIRSLEDLGVSVVFGLPGGQILPAFDAITPETKFRFVLTRQEQAAGQAAEGYALSTGRVGVCLVTSGPGATNMVTPIAEATMDSVPLVIITGQVAADAIGTDAFQESDIMGITYPIVKHSYLVTNAQDIPRVLTEAYYIAQSGRPGPVLIDLTKTAQTQSMQYSWPQKMILPGYKPTTKAHGHMLQDAAELLTTAQRPLLYAGGGAARAQASRQLTQLAQLINAPVVTTLAARGVIADGDEHTLGMPGMHGSVAANGAIQACDVLVAIGARFDDRVTGDLEHFAPHAKVVHIDIDPAEIGKNRRVDVPIVGDVAQVLDDLNEEIPQVRERVESADLAPWWRRIHDWQSAYPTSYESAPNGQIEPQWAVQEIARLAAPDSIWVTGVGQHQMWASQFIDFERPSSFISSCGLATMGYGLPAAIGSAVGAADTHPVWLIDGDGGFQVSSEELATARQEGLPLKIAILNNSAYGMIRQWQDLFYNGHHSQTDLGDGDEDSASETSATNSHAAAAKDNRTHAVPDFVKLAQAYDCVGLRASSKEETTAAIEQALAINDRPVLIDLRVWKDAKVWPMVPPGASNSEIIYQPGITPLADQSEQR; from the coding sequence ATGGCGTCACCAACACCTCTGCAAGCATTCAGCTCGATTCCCAAGGAGACTGAGCCTCGCAACGGCGAGAATTCAGTAGCTCCGGGCGAACCAATGACCGGAGCACAGGCCCTGATTCGCTCGTTGGAAGATCTGGGTGTCAGCGTTGTGTTTGGCCTGCCGGGCGGTCAGATTCTGCCGGCTTTCGACGCAATTACGCCCGAGACTAAGTTCCGCTTTGTGCTCACTCGCCAGGAACAGGCGGCTGGGCAAGCTGCTGAAGGCTATGCGCTCTCCACCGGTCGCGTAGGCGTGTGCTTAGTCACTTCGGGCCCCGGGGCCACAAACATGGTCACCCCTATTGCCGAGGCCACGATGGACTCGGTTCCCTTGGTGATTATCACCGGGCAGGTGGCGGCCGACGCTATCGGCACGGATGCCTTCCAAGAGTCCGACATTATGGGCATCACCTACCCCATCGTGAAGCACTCCTACCTAGTTACGAACGCGCAAGACATTCCGCGGGTGCTTACTGAGGCCTATTACATTGCACAGTCCGGGCGGCCGGGCCCTGTGCTCATTGACTTAACGAAGACTGCGCAGACGCAGAGTATGCAGTATTCGTGGCCTCAGAAAATGATTCTGCCGGGATACAAGCCCACTACCAAGGCCCACGGGCACATGCTGCAAGACGCGGCTGAGCTCTTAACTACTGCCCAGCGCCCGCTGCTTTACGCTGGCGGCGGTGCGGCTCGGGCTCAGGCCAGTCGGCAGTTGACGCAGCTGGCTCAACTCATCAACGCTCCGGTCGTTACGACTTTGGCTGCCCGCGGCGTGATTGCAGACGGCGACGAACATACTTTGGGCATGCCCGGCATGCATGGCTCGGTTGCAGCAAATGGTGCGATTCAGGCCTGCGATGTGCTGGTGGCTATCGGCGCCCGTTTCGATGACCGCGTAACCGGCGACTTGGAACACTTTGCACCCCATGCCAAGGTAGTCCATATCGACATTGATCCGGCCGAAATCGGCAAGAATCGCCGTGTAGACGTGCCGATTGTAGGCGATGTGGCACAGGTGCTCGACGATTTGAACGAGGAGATTCCTCAGGTTCGTGAGCGGGTAGAAAGCGCAGATTTGGCTCCTTGGTGGCGCCGGATTCACGACTGGCAGTCCGCGTACCCTACCTCCTATGAGAGCGCTCCGAACGGTCAGATTGAACCGCAGTGGGCTGTACAAGAGATTGCCCGACTGGCAGCTCCGGACTCGATTTGGGTCACGGGTGTAGGCCAGCATCAGATGTGGGCCAGCCAGTTTATTGACTTTGAGCGGCCCTCCTCTTTCATCTCCTCCTGCGGACTGGCGACTATGGGCTACGGGCTTCCGGCTGCTATCGGCTCAGCAGTAGGCGCCGCTGACACTCACCCCGTCTGGCTTATTGATGGCGACGGTGGTTTCCAGGTTTCAAGCGAGGAGTTGGCAACGGCCCGCCAAGAGGGCTTACCGCTCAAGATTGCCATTCTCAACAACTCGGCTTATGGCATGATTCGCCAGTGGCAAGACCTGTTCTACAATGGCCACCACTCCCAAACCGATTTGGGAGACGGCGATGAGGACTCAGCAAGCGAGACCAGTGCTACCAACTCACATGCGGCTGCCGCAAAAGACAATCGCACTCATGCAGTACCTGATTTCGTCAAACTTGCTCAGGCTTACGACTGCGTGGGCTTGCGCGCTTCCAGCAAGGAAGAGACCACGGCAGCTATTGAGCAAGCATTGGCTATCAACGACCGCCCAGTGCTGATTGATTTGCGCGTGTGGAAAGATGCCAAGGTGTGGCCTATGGTGCCTCCCGGCGCTTCTAATAGCGAGATTATTTACCAGCCCGGCATCACCCCTTTGGCTGACCAGTCAGAACAGCGTTGA
- a CDS encoding SDR family oxidoreductase, with the protein MATQTTWLITGISSGFGREMAQQLLAAGHTVVGTVRKIDAIADLQAQYPDTLDAQILDVTDVEAVHQVVGQAFERHSKIDVVVNNAGYGLFGAAEELSDEQIDQILSTNLLGSIQVIRTALPHLRQQASGAIIQISSYGGQVAYPGNSMYHASKFGIEGFVESVAQEVKPFGIRCLIVEPGGARTEFRYGSAHMAKLMPEYDGPTHAFLKMLDPANGLAPGDPAKMAARIIESVDDPSIPLHMVLGSEALRNTIARLEERLAEYRSETDLARSTDITD; encoded by the coding sequence ATGGCAACTCAAACAACATGGCTCATCACCGGTATTAGCTCGGGCTTTGGGCGCGAGATGGCTCAGCAGCTGCTGGCCGCGGGACATACCGTAGTTGGGACTGTGCGCAAGATAGACGCTATTGCTGACCTCCAGGCCCAGTATCCAGATACGCTTGATGCCCAGATTTTGGACGTAACCGATGTGGAGGCCGTTCACCAAGTCGTGGGGCAGGCATTCGAGCGCCACAGTAAGATTGATGTGGTCGTCAACAACGCGGGCTACGGGCTTTTCGGCGCCGCAGAAGAGCTGAGCGATGAGCAGATTGACCAGATTTTGTCTACTAATTTACTGGGTTCCATTCAAGTCATCCGCACTGCCCTACCCCACCTGCGCCAGCAAGCTTCGGGCGCTATCATTCAGATTTCATCTTACGGCGGGCAGGTGGCCTACCCCGGCAACTCCATGTATCACGCCTCAAAGTTCGGCATTGAGGGCTTCGTGGAGTCAGTGGCGCAAGAAGTCAAGCCCTTCGGCATCCGCTGCCTGATTGTGGAACCGGGCGGAGCTCGCACCGAATTCCGCTACGGTAGCGCCCACATGGCCAAGCTCATGCCCGAATACGACGGCCCGACTCACGCTTTCCTCAAGATGCTGGATCCTGCCAACGGACTAGCTCCTGGCGACCCTGCCAAGATGGCCGCACGCATCATCGAAAGCGTCGACGACCCCAGCATTCCGCTCCACATGGTCCTCGGATCCGAGGCCCTACGCAACACCATCGCCCGCCTAGAGGAGCGCCTGGCCGAATACCGCTCCGAAACCGACCTGGCCCGCTCCACCGACATCACCGACTAG
- a CDS encoding YceD family protein: MTHAASSPWAVSVAQVAQRTGQTKTIDADFPAPEGIGDDIVGVNEGDLVHVEGSFDSIVDGLILNAHISAPMHAVCTRCLKPLSGSKELDVVVFFPYEMEEEQHTQDDVDIVAGEEEASDGNTYPLADGGTTASFEALLRDNLVDAMPMKVLCKPDCQGLCSQCGIDLNEHPDHHHDVIDNRFAALADLKAQLEEESSEQ, from the coding sequence ATGACACATGCGGCAAGCTCGCCTTGGGCGGTTTCCGTGGCCCAAGTGGCACAACGCACTGGGCAAACTAAGACTATTGACGCCGATTTTCCCGCTCCAGAGGGCATTGGCGACGACATCGTTGGCGTAAACGAGGGCGATCTGGTCCACGTGGAGGGCAGCTTCGACTCTATCGTTGACGGGCTCATTTTGAACGCCCATATCAGCGCCCCCATGCACGCGGTCTGCACCCGCTGCTTGAAGCCCCTCTCTGGCTCCAAAGAGCTCGATGTGGTAGTTTTCTTCCCCTATGAGATGGAAGAGGAGCAGCACACACAAGACGACGTGGATATCGTGGCTGGAGAGGAAGAGGCCAGCGATGGCAACACTTACCCGCTAGCAGACGGTGGCACAACGGCTTCCTTTGAAGCTCTCTTGCGCGACAATCTTGTCGATGCCATGCCTATGAAGGTCTTGTGCAAGCCGGATTGCCAGGGATTGTGCTCCCAGTGCGGCATTGACTTGAACGAGCATCCGGACCACCATCACGATGTGATTGACAACCGCTTTGCTGCCCTTGCTGATTTGAAGGCTCAGTTGGAAGAAGAGAGTTCAGAGCAGTAA
- a CDS encoding ABC-F family ATP-binding cassette domain-containing protein, translating to MPTYDLGLEHVSLSYATKDIFDDVTQGVFEGDRIGIVGRNGDGKSTLLHLLAGQQEPDSGRVTRRGGLTLGMLDQRDPLNDADSLRQAALGNREDYEWAADAQSREIVETLLAGMDLDAPIGSLSGGQRRRADLARLLLKDWDILTLDEPTNHLDILTIHWLAEHLKNRWNKNAGALLVVTHDRWFLDEVCSRMWEVHDGAIDPFEGGYSAYMLQRVERDRQADVTETKRRNLARKELAWLARGARARSTKQKFHVKAANELIADVPPVRDTLELKRMATSRLGKQVVDLKEATKSYPLATDPERSRTVIDDVTWLIGPGDRFGIVGTNGAGKSTLLGLIDGTIEPTKGRVKIGKTVKFAVLTQRLDELEKLSEYKIREVLSRYKASYEVEGKEVTPNQLMERLGFSSAQLMTRIGDLSGGQKRRMQLLLILLDEPNVLIMDEPGNDLDTDMLAVMEDLLDSWPGTLIVVSHDRFLLERVTDQQYALIDGKVLHLPGGVDDYLDMVEGDSKAGAGTPEQNQGGQDSALSITAKESAQPAAQSKAERQNQHELSKKSRAIERKLAKLNGQIEQLQAQMASHDPSDYAGLGELNEQMKAVQAEIDPLEEEWLSIGEQLEY from the coding sequence ATGCCTACATACGATCTCGGTTTGGAACACGTTTCGCTCTCCTACGCCACGAAAGACATCTTTGACGATGTAACCCAGGGCGTCTTTGAGGGCGACAGAATCGGCATCGTCGGCCGCAACGGCGATGGCAAATCAACCCTTTTACACTTACTGGCAGGCCAGCAGGAGCCAGATTCGGGCCGAGTCACCCGCCGCGGCGGACTCACCCTCGGCATGCTGGACCAGCGCGACCCCCTCAACGACGCAGACAGCTTACGCCAAGCAGCACTAGGCAACCGCGAAGACTACGAGTGGGCTGCCGATGCACAATCACGCGAAATAGTTGAAACCCTGCTAGCGGGCATGGACTTGGATGCGCCAATTGGTTCGCTCTCGGGCGGACAACGCAGGCGTGCAGACTTGGCCCGACTCCTGCTCAAAGACTGGGATATTCTGACCCTCGACGAGCCCACCAACCACCTCGACATTTTAACCATCCACTGGCTGGCTGAACACCTCAAGAATCGTTGGAACAAGAACGCTGGTGCCCTACTGGTCGTCACCCACGACCGTTGGTTCCTCGACGAGGTCTGCTCGCGCATGTGGGAGGTGCACGACGGCGCGATTGACCCCTTCGAGGGCGGCTACTCCGCCTATATGCTCCAACGCGTAGAGCGCGACCGCCAAGCCGACGTGACCGAGACCAAGCGGCGCAACCTAGCACGCAAGGAACTAGCCTGGCTGGCCCGCGGTGCCCGAGCCCGATCCACCAAGCAGAAGTTCCACGTAAAGGCCGCTAACGAACTTATTGCCGACGTGCCACCCGTACGCGATACGCTCGAGTTAAAACGCATGGCTACCTCCCGCTTGGGCAAGCAAGTGGTGGACCTAAAAGAGGCCACAAAGTCCTATCCCCTAGCCACTGATCCTGAGCGCAGCCGCACTGTAATCGACGATGTAACTTGGCTTATAGGCCCGGGCGACCGCTTCGGCATCGTCGGCACTAACGGCGCTGGAAAGTCCACCCTGCTAGGCCTCATTGACGGCACAATTGAGCCCACCAAGGGCCGGGTCAAAATCGGCAAAACCGTAAAGTTTGCAGTGCTCACCCAGCGCTTAGACGAGCTGGAAAAGCTCAGCGAATACAAGATTCGCGAGGTCTTGAGTCGTTATAAGGCCTCCTACGAGGTTGAAGGCAAGGAAGTCACGCCCAACCAGCTCATGGAGCGCCTGGGCTTCTCCTCCGCCCAGCTGATGACGCGAATTGGCGACCTCTCGGGCGGGCAGAAGCGCCGCATGCAGCTTTTGCTGATTTTGCTCGACGAGCCCAACGTCTTGATTATGGACGAGCCAGGCAACGACCTCGACACCGACATGCTGGCCGTAATGGAAGATCTGCTAGACTCCTGGCCCGGCACCCTTATCGTCGTATCGCACGACCGCTTCCTGCTGGAGCGCGTAACCGACCAGCAGTATGCGCTCATAGACGGCAAGGTCTTACACCTGCCCGGCGGCGTAGACGACTACTTGGATATGGTTGAAGGCGACAGCAAGGCGGGAGCAGGAACCCCGGAGCAGAACCAAGGAGGCCAAGATTCTGCCCTGAGTATCACTGCCAAGGAGAGTGCTCAGCCGGCGGCGCAGAGCAAGGCCGAGCGGCAAAACCAGCACGAGCTAAGCAAAAAGTCGCGTGCTATCGAACGCAAGCTGGCCAAGCTCAACGGGCAAATCGAGCAGCTGCAAGCGCAAATGGCTAGCCACGATCCTAGCGATTACGCCGGTTTAGGCGAGCTCAACGAGCAGATGAAGGCAGTGCAGGCTGAGATAGACCCCTTAGAAGAGGAATGGCTCAGCATCGGCGAGCAACTGGAATACTGA
- a CDS encoding cell division protein produces the protein MGAAPAGAPASPAKSAPLKPAPAKPAVNEPASAPAEVAGNPPSAANASPAQQVGSPSLRRLADLPDLQEDAQPSPSPTSRAEFTTVYDILDKMENMLEEAKSSVFAPSIAKVDREEFIGALDDLKKMLPVQLERASALMRESERRLDAAQTQSNAIVSEAQSRAADVVKEAGEQAEFLAGQENVVAIAQRKAQAIIDQAQAQSDKLVQGANEYSAKVMEALGEQLGHYQQDVQAGIEVLREREREAASKLDQSYAEEQ, from the coding sequence GTGGGTGCAGCTCCAGCAGGAGCGCCAGCCTCTCCTGCCAAGTCCGCACCACTCAAGCCGGCTCCTGCTAAGCCGGCCGTGAATGAGCCCGCAAGCGCACCGGCAGAAGTAGCAGGCAACCCGCCCAGCGCTGCAAACGCCAGCCCGGCCCAGCAAGTTGGTTCTCCCTCGCTTCGCCGCCTGGCAGACCTGCCAGACTTGCAAGAAGACGCGCAGCCCTCCCCATCCCCCACTTCGCGGGCCGAGTTCACTACCGTCTACGACATTCTCGACAAGATGGAGAATATGCTTGAGGAGGCTAAGTCTTCGGTCTTTGCTCCCAGCATCGCCAAGGTGGACCGCGAGGAGTTTATCGGCGCCTTAGACGACTTAAAGAAGATGCTTCCCGTGCAGTTGGAGCGCGCTTCGGCACTCATGCGCGAGTCCGAACGCCGCCTCGATGCGGCCCAAACTCAGTCCAATGCCATTGTGTCTGAGGCTCAGAGCCGTGCTGCGGACGTAGTCAAGGAAGCTGGCGAGCAGGCCGAGTTCTTAGCAGGTCAGGAGAACGTCGTTGCTATCGCTCAGCGCAAGGCTCAGGCCATTATTGACCAGGCTCAAGCTCAGAGCGATAAGCTCGTCCAGGGGGCCAACGAGTATTCAGCCAAGGTAATGGAAGCGCTGGGAGAACAGCTAGGTCACTATCAGCAAGACGTGCAGGCAGGCATTGAAGTACTGCGTGAGCGCGAGCGCGAGGCAGCTTCCAAATTAGATCAATCCTACGCGGAGGAACAGTAA
- the rpmF gene encoding 50S ribosomal protein L32 produces MALPKYKTSRANTHMRRANWKTQAANTVTCPNCGAATLSHMACPTCGSYRGRVYRDAIQSKYAAK; encoded by the coding sequence ATGGCACTGCCAAAGTATAAGACTTCGCGCGCTAACACTCACATGCGTCGCGCCAACTGGAAGACCCAGGCCGCAAACACGGTTACCTGCCCCAACTGCGGTGCAGCTACCCTGTCTCACATGGCTTGCCCCACTTGCGGAAGCTACCGTGGCCGCGTTTACCGCGACGCCATCCAGTCGAAGTACGCCGCTAAGTAA
- a CDS encoding SPFH domain-containing protein, which translates to MALFETNPNEKQYVGGQKHFVEVLKNRSNNDTLIYKNPEEDFNNGSTLVVGPGEQAIFVNEGNIEQVFDTGSFALTTENYPFISRLRNALSGSVSSFHCLVYFVRTATSREIKWGTESPIKVYDKAYVDQFQGVGVETEVRARGAYRIRVTDAAVFLTQLIGNNYDLADQESLREYFRNQFLGHIVAVLTRELTRWERPLIEVPANVLEYADYIQQELKPVAGDYGLDIENFSVAAIDIVDNEARQRAQELISKNREQFIGRMAQGQGEAAFAQGQQAAYQTYGTNYQQAQVLNAVNQAAANPGSDGGSMLGAGLGLTVGAGMGKVLPEMVNDAMSASGGSLQGNQNESAADSVQRLSMLKQMLEQELITSEEYEAKKKDILNQM; encoded by the coding sequence ATGGCCTTGTTTGAGACGAATCCTAATGAAAAACAATATGTCGGTGGGCAAAAACACTTTGTGGAAGTGCTTAAAAACCGCTCGAATAACGATACATTAATATATAAAAATCCCGAAGAAGATTTCAACAATGGCAGCACACTCGTTGTAGGCCCCGGTGAACAAGCAATTTTCGTTAATGAAGGCAATATTGAACAGGTTTTTGATACCGGCTCTTTTGCTCTGACTACAGAAAACTACCCCTTCATTTCTCGTCTGCGTAACGCTCTTTCGGGGTCTGTATCTTCTTTCCATTGCTTAGTTTATTTTGTACGTACTGCTACTAGTCGTGAAATCAAATGGGGTACAGAATCGCCCATTAAAGTGTATGACAAAGCGTATGTGGATCAGTTCCAGGGAGTTGGCGTTGAAACTGAGGTACGGGCTAGAGGCGCATACCGTATAAGGGTTACTGACGCTGCTGTATTCTTAACACAGCTCATTGGCAACAACTATGATTTGGCAGATCAAGAATCTTTGCGTGAGTATTTTCGGAATCAATTCCTGGGGCATATAGTAGCGGTTTTAACACGAGAATTGACACGTTGGGAAAGACCTCTCATCGAAGTTCCCGCTAATGTTCTTGAATATGCAGATTATATTCAACAGGAGCTTAAACCAGTTGCTGGGGACTACGGGCTAGATATAGAGAACTTCAGCGTTGCAGCAATTGATATTGTTGATAATGAAGCGCGTCAGAGAGCTCAAGAGCTCATAAGTAAGAATCGCGAGCAGTTCATAGGGAGAATGGCGCAAGGGCAAGGTGAGGCAGCATTTGCGCAGGGGCAGCAGGCAGCTTATCAAACCTATGGAACTAATTACCAACAAGCTCAAGTGCTCAATGCTGTAAACCAAGCTGCAGCGAATCCTGGTTCGGATGGGGGATCTATGCTTGGTGCTGGCTTAGGTTTGACAGTTGGCGCCGGAATGGGGAAAGTGCTCCCCGAAATGGTTAATGATGCAATGAGTGCATCAGGAGGATCCTTACAAGGGAATCAGAATGAGTCAGCAGCAGACTCGGTACAACGTCTTAGTATGTTGAAGCAAATGCTTGAGCAAGAACTCATCACCAGCGAAGAATATGAAGCTAAGAAAAAGGACATTCTAAACCAGATGTAA